Within the Cydia pomonella isolate Wapato2018A chromosome 3, ilCydPomo1, whole genome shotgun sequence genome, the region ctttacaataaaaatatatatttatttgataccAATGTTCTAATTACttgtacatattataaaagtcATTCTTACTGTGtgatacttaataaaaaaggAATGTGATGCTTTATTGTAATGATTTAAATACCAAACATTAATATAAGTagagtcagctgcagagatagttgcAGCTGCAAACAAAGTTTATCCAGGGGGGTCAGCTATCTCTGGAGCAGAAGCTGACTGTATTTCCTCCTCATTTTGCCGCATTAAGTAAGTATCTGTGCGTTGGTAATTGCCGTCATGTAATTGGAGTagtattaatttgtaaataaatctaCTACTGCAGGTATAAGACATTTTTGTGtctaattgtttattttttattatcggACGTTATCTGTTCATACGCCTGATTTGTTACCAGTATACATATTTGTTTCTTTAATTTAATGAAAGTACCTATCGCACAACTCAAAACAACTTTTCACAGAATGTCCATATCCCAAACATATGAGCTTAAATACCAATCATATATTATAACCACTcacgtgcttgatatttttcagtgacttctattattataataaaataaggataatataaattaatttttaaataatttacatatgtaggtatCATACATTAGCTGTGTAACAGTAGAtgtactttataattattttcacaaATACCTatccaatatttttaatgtataattccAATACAATAAAACGCTAGTCATTATAAATCTTATGTAATTCTCAATTTGTACATAGTTATTCTATTGTATAattcttataatttaaataagttaaaatgaaaaatgatctTCCTTAATCATATCAGAGGCTTTTTCCGCAATCATTACTGTAGGTGCATTTAAATTTCCTCTAATAATCTGAGGCATAATTGAAGAATCTATGACCCTTAACCTCTTTATACCATACACTCTCAGTCTATTGTCAACTACAGCCTCGGTATCCCAACTGGGACCCATTTTACAAGTACCGGCAGGGTGATATATGGTAGATGTATAGTGTGTTAACAAACAAGTAAAATACTCATTAGATCCCCACAGGAAACCTTCACATCCAGGAACGGGAATCCTTACAAAAGAAGCGCCGCTTTGTTTAAACGCAGGAGTCTCTTCCAACGATACAGCAAACCTCATACTAGATACTAACGTATCTATGTCAAGCCGGTGGGTAAAGAATCTGGGATATATAAGTGGTGAACCGAAAAGAGGATCAGTATAGTTAAGGGTTATGTATCCTTTACTTTTTGGTACCAAAAGTAAGGGCCTCACTGCTAATCCATTATAAAATGCCAAAGGAAAGATGTTACTTGCTAAGGATGATGGCGGATCGGCATAAAATTCTTCCACAACTCTACCATCAAAATGAAATTGAATGTCAGGCAAGCCTTGTTCAGAAAATTCTGTTTTTATAAATGCCACGGCATTTAACGTACTGCTAGATGCCAAAGGCCCGTGTTTATGTAAATGTTGTCTAGAGTAATCATAAAGCTCATTCAGTAATTGTTGACCATCCACTAGAGTTGACGTTTTGTTTGAAAGAGAAATAATTAACGCATCGGTCGTAACGTGATCTTGTAGATTATAACCTACTCTCAGATTAGATAATACTGGTATACCATGATGTGATAACTGCTCTTTAGGCCCTACGCCTGAAAGCATCAGTAACTTTGGGGAATTGACTGGACCTGAACTTACAATAACCTCTTTACCGGCATATACAGTGAATACTGCGTGATGTTTGATATACTCTACTCCGATAGCTGTTTTGGTTACAgggttaataataattttagtgaCATACGCCtgattttctatttttaaatttggtCTAATGTGTCGTATAGGTCTGATGTAAGCGGCATTCACGGAAAATCTTCTACCGTGGAGTGACGTTGACTGAGCTACATCCGTTCCTAATTGGTGTTCTCCGTTAAAATCAGTGATCGGCAGACCTCTTTCTCTGAATGCCTCCACTAACATTAAAACATTGTTATCTATATATGGAAATCGTTCTACATTAAGCGGACCGCCGACAGAATGATAGTGTGTGTTGTGTGACTCGATATCCTGGTTGTTCTCCGCTTTCTTGAAATAAGGTAGCAcctgaaattaaattaagtaagtttCAGTATGTCAGAGTTgtagtttaatttagtttttcttctTGCATGCATGCGACAGAAATTATTAAAATCTTAACTAACCTCTCGATAGCTCCAGCCCGGGTTGCCAGCGGTGGCCCATCCATCATAGTCTGCTTTGTTGCCTCTCATGTACACCATGTAGTTTATCGCACTCGAGCCACCCATAGTTTTTCCCCTAGAAAcatgaaataataatcaaaaactgGTCAGAATATTAATTGTAACTGATTGGAATTGCTCTAATGagaataatttaaacaaaaaaagtgAGTGTTACAAGACATTTCAGAAATGCGACATTCTTTTTTAGAGCAATGTCCAAATTAGTCAATGCAATATTAATCTAACTACTATGTTTTAAAGTTAGTCACTAACTACtatgaattaataaattatacagtaaacttATAGAAATATTTCAGTCCACAGATCGATCAATACATATTTGCCTTCTAGCAGCCGACAGGATTGAACTGAATTGAAGTAGCTCACTATTTTTACCTGACTGCGTCAGAAGGAGGGTAATGGTTTTCaaacgtatgtatgtatgtatggccATTTCTTTGGCACGCTCTGCAGCTCAAACGGCTGGACGGTTTTTGACATATTGGGTGTGGTTGAAGTTACTATTataagtattagaacaaattaaactattttcagaaaatattctagcctggggcactggaggccttggtcactttttcttagtatatgatatttatttcagtttatgtcGTTGAATTTGTCAGAATTATGATGGTGGTAGTAACATAGGCTATATAAATTTGGAAAAAGGCGCTCGCATATGAAAAAAAGGGTTTTTCAAATGAAAACCTGTGAAAAGACTATATCAAATATATGTGTACCAATcggatttttttctaattaagtTACTTGTTGTTCATGAAAGCTACTTGCTTTTGGAATACTTCTGAAAATGTTAGAATTTTTGGTTTGACGATGTGGCCACCATTACCAATAAAACTATATGTGACAAAGATCAATAGTTGGGGAATCAGTagaacaacaaaataaatacatgttaacggcaccaatcatgggacatttacgAGAAAAAATGGAGTATGTGTGATATCTCGCCGACATGTGTAAAATTTTTAccactttatgctttaaaagttgaaggTCCAATTCGTCTtctatgttttctatttatttaatggaatctactgcaattggtttcaatattattaaacaattaaaacaatggttttttgatccagtcatgggatgtatggcgtcattagttttcaaactaacaaaatatcaatgaaaaattaaacttaagcagctctggATCTTGTTTATGGTTCAATGTtttcagcgtttaaaaactgttGCTAACTAAAttcttgttttacaggatttgtccttaccatcccattactggtgcctgttacATTATAGAGGTGTTTACTATACTGATTTGTACagaaatttattggtttttagAAAACATAATtcccctaatgagggcgccactagAATAGATACTCGTAGGTCAGAGCAGTCTTAAAAGTGGAACAGTTTCAAACCAAAACGGCTTCCTAGGATtatcacttaaataaaaaagtaacttTTATAAGCGATCTCTGAAGGAGTGCTCAATTTTATAACTCCTCCCTGGCTTAGTTGGTTGTGACCCTGACTATGAAGCAGGAGATCCCGGTTTCGATTTCTgtgaagggcatttatttgtgtgtttatcacaaatatttatttctgagttatggatattatatgtatatacgtatttatatattatatatatatatatcgtcgtctaatacctacaacacaagccttattgagataACTCTGTGATTAAGTAAGTCGATCTGTGTACActtgtcctacaatatttatttatatttaaatattatttataagttttcattattcgtaaataaattattctctTTGTAAGGTTGTTAACTCTAAATTTTCGTTATAGACATTTGAGAAGCATGTTTAAGCAGACGCATCTTAAAATATCTTAATCTAATAATTTAGTTTGGCTTTTAACTACGCTATGTTTGCACTGATTTGGCACTCTTTAGTAGTAACCCTAGATGCGCTATCAAAATATGTCAGTTAAAACTATGCGGGGGACTTAGCGTGGACAGATTCTAGCTTGTTTCTCCAACCGAGAAAACAtagaaatgttttaattaatatcataaaaataataaaaataaagcataacaTTTTCAAAATATGTGTTACAgttattagttaaattaaatgaattaaatgtaaGCATTTACTAAAGTAAGCTGCatgaataatataggtattgtgtgtgtatgtgtgtgcgtgtgtgaaTGTATATATAGGAATTTCATCTACtatgtaacaaaataattttatctagTGTCTTACTAATGGTGCAAACGAGGTAAAAATTcttttactttatatttttattggtaCTTACAGTTGATTCACTAGTTTAAATTATATAAGAAAGAAAACCTAacttaataagaaaaaaatagaagacGGCATTATGTAAATACGtactaatttttatttgtaagtaaagtaattataaatgGCGAATTGTAGTAATGTTCTAAGCGTGACCTCTCCAATCGTCTTTAATCATTTCCGCAGCTTTTTCTCCAATCATAATTACAGGAGCATTTGTATTTCCACGAACTATATTTGGCATTATTGATGCGTCAACCACTCTTAAATGTTTTACTCCATACACTCTTAGTCTCGGATCAACTACTGCATATTCGTCGTATTTTGGCCCCATCTTGCATGTTCCCGAAGGGTGATAAATAGTTCCAGTATATCTCGTAAATAAGCATGCAAAATAATCATCAGTCCCCCAAATGAACTCATTGCACGCTAACACTGGTTTTCTTATGAATTTAGTACCAGATTGTCTGAACGGTGCAGTTTTCTCCAATTGTACGACAAACCTTAATGCTGCTACTAATGTTTTTAAATCCTCTTCTTCAGTGAAGAATCTTGGATAAATTAACGGTTGACCGAATACTGGATTTGTTCTGTTCAATGTTAGGTAACCTCTACTTTTGGGTGAAAGAAGTATTGGTCTAACGTTGATACTATCATAGAAAGCGAGAGGTAAAGTATTCGTTTCTAGGTAAGTAGTCGGGTCTGAATAAAATTCTTCTTTATTTCTACCGTCAAAGTGGAACTGTATATCGGGGACTGTTTTATCTCCTGTTGTATACTTAGTTTGAATAAAAGCAGTTCCATGTAGAGGTCCAGTAGCTGCTAAAGGTCCATTATTGTTGTATGAactgttataattatttatttcttttactaATTTCATGCCGCTCACCAGCGTTGAGGTTGCACTTGTCAACTCCATCAACATAGCATTAGTAGTCACGTGGTCTTGTAAGTTGTATCCTACTTTTAAGTCTTTGATAACTGGTATTTTCAGAAATTTTAATTCTTCAAGTGGTCCGATCCCCGAAAGCATTAAAATTTTAGGAGAATTCAATGCGCCTGCGCTCAGTATGATCTCCTTTGTAGCATAAGCtgttttccatgtattattCTCAATGTAATTCACGCCGTAAGCAATTTTTCTTGCAGGTTCAATGAGAACTCGAGTAACTTGAGCATTAGTTTTAACTGTCAGGTTCCGTCGATAATTTCTTATTGGCCTTATAAAAGCTTCATTTGTTGATACTCTTTTCCCATTTCGAGATGTTGTCTGAGTTATCATTGTTCCTATTTGTTCTTGACCATTAAAATCAACCAAAGGCAGTCCAGTTTCGTGAAACGCTTTTACAAGCATCACAACATTTGGGTCCACAAACGTAAATCGTTCAACGTTCATAGGTCCATCTACACCATGATATGTCATGTCTTTGGCTTCTATATCTTGATTGCTTTCAGATTTTTTGAAGAATGGAAGGACCTGGAAAAGTTTTGTGACATTTTCATTAACTAAGTAACTCCTAAGACgcatatttaatgttttaaaatgattGATAGAAATGATGCGAGACCTACTTCTTTGTAGCTCCAGCCAACATTTCCTAAAGCTGCCCAATCATCGTAGTCCTTTCTGTTGCCTCTCATGTATACTAAATAGTTAATTGCGCTCGAACCACCCATCACTCTACCACTGTAAACCAAAAATTATTAGGGACCGCAGAAACTGAGATTGTTCGAACTATCTACATAACTCACTTTAACTCAA harbors:
- the LOC133516414 gene encoding glucose dehydrogenase [FAD, quinone]-like isoform X2 is translated as MNNLRLRTRHPLTAQANVVERALTVKQHLPELCDCYSASVNPVNTVDSVTMASQWFPPDISQVCAEATAPLTQCSQTGFLYLTLLAQLFGRSIDDDAYPRRNPYLNAPSSVGPSFETSFLRPMQVPLGPTPLKLNPEINATPLGPLLPSSTINQYKSTNGKSYLMQTFYLKPDKQEPKFEFGRKFEHPYLKFDKPYEFGFNENRYFDADIADSKKIPVAVEKKTTKRRKKRQAPEEYDFIIVGAGSAGCVLANRLSEVKKWKILLLEAGPEEPEVTSVPALAPVLAASSIDWGYRTQPEELTCLAQRGRTCAWTRGKTMGGSSAINYMVYMRGNKADYDGWATAGNPGWSYREVLPYFKKAENNQDIESHNTHYHSVGGPLNVERFPYIDNNVLMLVEAFRERGLPITDFNGEHQLGTDVAQSTSLHGRRFSVNAAYIRPIRHIRPNLKIENQAYVTKIIINPVTKTAIGVEYIKHHAVFTVYAGKEVIVSSGPVNSPKLLMLSGVGPKEQLSHHGIPVLSNLRVGYNLQDHVTTDALIISLSNKTSTLVDGQQLLNELYDYSRQHLHKHGPLASSSTLNAVAFIKTEFSEQGLPDIQFHFDGRVVEEFYADPPSSLASNIFPLAFYNGLAVRPLLLVPKSKGYITLNYTDPLFGSPLIYPRFFTHRLDIDTLVSSMRFAVSLEETPAFKQSGASFVRIPVPGCEGFLWGSNEYFTCLLTHYTSTIYHPAGTCKMGPSWDTEAVVDNRLRVYGIKRLRVIDSSIMPQIIRGNLNAPTVMIAEKASDMIKEDHFSF
- the LOC133516414 gene encoding glucose dehydrogenase [FAD, quinone]-like isoform X1 produces the protein MNNLRLRTRHPLTAQANVVERALTVKQHLPELCDCYSASVNPVNTVDSVTMASQWFPPDISQVCAEATAPLTQCSQTGFLYLTLLAQLFGRSIDDDAYPRRNPYLNAPSSVGPSFETSFLRPMQVPLGPTPLKLNPEINATPLGPLLPSSTINQYKSTNGKSYLMQTFYLKPDKQEPKFEFGRKFEHPYLKFDKPYEFGFNENRYFDADIADSKKIPVAVEKKTTKRRKKRQAPEEYDFIIVGAGSAGCVLANRLSEVKKWKILLLEAGPEEPEVTSVPALAPVLAASSIDWGYRTQPEELTCLAQRGRTCAWTSGRVMGGSSAINYLVYMRGNRKDYDDWAALGNVGWSYKEVLPFFKKSESNQDIEAKDMTYHGVDGPMNVERFTFVDPNVVMLVKAFHETGLPLVDFNGQEQIGTMITQTTSRNGKRVSTNEAFIRPIRNYRRNLTVKTNAQVTRVLIEPARKIAYGVNYIENNTWKTAYATKEIILSAGALNSPKILMLSGIGPLEELKFLKIPVIKDLKVGYNLQDHVTTNAMLMELTSATSTLVSGMKLVKEINNYNSSYNNNGPLAATGPLHGTAFIQTKYTTGDKTVPDIQFHFDGRNKEEFYSDPTTYLETNTLPLAFYDSINVRPILLSPKSRGYLTLNRTNPVFGQPLIYPRFFTEEEDLKTLVAALRFVVQLEKTAPFRQSGTKFIRKPVLACNEFIWGTDDYFACLFTRYTGTIYHPSGTCKMGPKYDEYAVVDPRLRVYGVKHLRVVDASIMPNIVRGNTNAPVIMIGEKAAEMIKDDWRGHA